Proteins encoded together in one Lathyrus oleraceus cultivar Zhongwan6 chromosome 5, CAAS_Psat_ZW6_1.0, whole genome shotgun sequence window:
- the LOC127084608 gene encoding ATP-dependent zinc metalloprotease FTSH 9, chloroplastic produces MLPLEYHLHYRSPLTHNKSKFYINSHHQTSLFSRVNFRVRPSLCRFQFSASHNSRWAWVCRSSSETDSATGSSPGEEKAGEGPVVEDGDSPSSGSDQRREKQKKGGRWGWRWPELRWEPIVEAQEIGVLVLQFGMLIFVTRLLWPGYSLPGSDPKARTTLVSVPYSEFLNRVNDNQVRKVEVDGLHVMFKLKSGVGNVDDGEVLGGGNRLHELESLVKGVAPTKRIVFTTTRPSDIRTPYEKMLENEVEFGSPDRRSGGFFKSAVITLFYVAVLGWLLQRFPVNFSQHATSQIQNHKSGTSGKRGETVTFADIAGVDEAKEELEEIVEFLRNPDRYTRLGARPPRGVLLVGVPGTGKTLLAKAVAGEADVPFISCSASEFVELYVGMGASRVRDLFAKAKREAPSIIFIDEIDAVAKSRDGKFRMVSNDEREQTLNQLLTEMDGFDSNSAVIVLGATNRSDVLDPALRRPGRFDRVVMVEAPDRIGREAILKVHVSKKELPLAKDVGLGDIASMTTGFTGADLANLVNEAALLAGRQSKAVVEKIDFIHAVERSIAGIEKKTAKLQGSEKAVVARHEAGHAVVGTAVAKLLPGQPRVEKLSILPRSGGALGFTYIPPTSEDRYLLFIDELLGRLVTLLGGRAAEEVVYSGRVSTGALDDIRRATDMAYKAIAEYGLNQTIGPMSISTLSSGGIDESGGGAPWGRDQGHLIDLVQREVQTLLKSALAVALSIVGANLTVLEGLGAYLEEKEKVEGEELQKWLKLVVAPTELARFIQSTQEPLLPLQESLVPLQESLLPLQTGL; encoded by the exons ATGTTACCTTTAGAGTATCACCTTCATTATCGATCTCCTTTAACCCATAACAAATCCAAATTTTACATAAATTCACATCACCAAACATCGCTATTTTCCCGCGTAAATTTTAGGGTTCGCCCTTCTTTGTGTCGCTTTCAATTCTCAGCTTCACACAATTCACGATGGGCTTGGGTTTGTCGTTCTTCAAGTGAGACAGATTCAGCAACCGGGTCGAGTCCTGGAGAGGAGAAAGCGGGGGAGGGTCCGGTTGTTGAGGATGGCGATTCACCGAGCTCCGGCTCGGACCAGAGGAGGGAGAAACAGAAGAAGGGAGGAAGGTGGGGTTGGCGGTGGCCGGAGTTACGGTGGGAACCGATAGTTGAAGCGCAGGAAATTGGGGTTTTGGTGTTGCAATTTGGGATGCTGATTTTTGTTACAAGATTGCTCTGGCCCGGATATTCGTTGCCCGGGTCGGATCCGAAGGCTCGAACGACGTTGGTGAGTGTGCCTTATAGTGAGTTTTTGAATAGAGTTAATGACAACCAGGTGAGGAAAGTGGAGGTTGATGGGCTTCATGTAATGTTCAAGTTGAAGAGTGGTGTTGGAAATGTTGATGATGGTGAAGTTTTAGGAGGTGGTAATAggttgcatgaattagagtcttTGGTGAAGGGTGTTGCACCAACCAAGAGGATAGTTTTTACTACAACAAGGCCAAGTGATATCAGAACTCCTTATGAAAAGATGCTGGAGAATGAGGTGGAGTTCGGGTCTCCGGATAGGCGTTCGGGTGGATTCTTTAAATCTGCAGTG ATAACCTTGTTTTATGTTGCTGTGCTTGGATGGCTTCTCCAACGATTCCCTGTAAACTTTTCTCAG CACGCTACTAGTCAGATTCAGAATCACAAATCAGGGACTTCCGGTAAACGAGGTGAAACAGTCACTTTTGCTGATATTGCTGGTGTGGATGAGGCTAAAGAGGAGTTAGAAGAGATAGTG GAATTTCTTCGAAATCCAGACAGGTACACACGACTCGGTGCTCGTCCTCCTCGTGGTGTTTTATTG GTGGGCGTTCCAGGGACAGGCAAGACTCTACTAGCAAAGGCTGTGGCTGGGGAAGCTGATGTGCCATTTATAAGTTGTTCTGCTAGTGAGTTTGTAGAGTTGTATGTTGGAATGGGTGCTTCTCGTGTAAGAGATCTCTTTGCAAAGGCAAAAAGGGAAGCTCCATCAATAATATTTATCGACGAG ATAGATGCTGTAGCTAAAAGTCGTGATGGAAAATTTCGCATGGTCAGCAATGATGAACGAGAACAAACCTTGAACCAGTTGCTCACT GAGATGGATGGGTTTGACAGCAATTCTGCAGTGATAGTTCTTGGAGCTACTAATAGGTCTGATGTCTTGGACCCTGCTCTTCGCCGTCCAGGAAGATTTGATCGTGTAGTTATG GTGGAAGCACCTGATAGGATTGGAAGAGAAGCCATCCTGAAAGTTCATGTTTCCAAAAAAGAACTTCCTTTAGCCAAAGATGTTGGTCTTGGTGACATAGCTTCTATGACAACTGGTTTCACTGG AGCAGATCTTGCAAACCTAGTAAATGAGGCTGCTTTGCTAGCTGGAAGACAAAGTAAAGCTGTTGTAGAGAAAATTGATTTCATTCATGCTGTAGAAAGATCAATAGCT GGCATAGAGAAGAAGACCGCGAAGTTGCAAGGAAGTGAGAAAGCCGTTGTTGCACGCCATGAGGCCGGCCATGCTGTAGTTGGTACTGCAGTTGCAAAGCTTCTTCCTGGACAACCACGTGTTGAG AAACTAAGTATATTGCCAAGGTCAGGAGGGGCTTTGGGCTTTACTTATATTCCTCCAACAAGTGAAGATAGATATTTGCTATTCATCGATGAGTTGCTTGGTCGCCTGGTAACCCTCCTTGGAGGACGTGCGGCTGAAGAAGTTGTTTATTCTGGGCGGGTTTCAACAGGTGCGCTTGACGACATACGACGAGCAACTGATATGGCATACAAGGCTATAGCTGAATATGGTCTTAATCAGACCATAGGCCCTATGTCAATATCCACTCTTTCTAGTGGTGGAATTGATGAATCTGGGGGTGGAGCTCCTTGGGGAAGGGATCAG GGACACCTCATTGATCTTGTTCAGAGGGAGGTGCAAACGTTACTGAAGTCTGCACTGGCTGTTGCACTTTCCATTGTCGGAGCAAATCTTACTGTTTTGGAAGGTCTTGGTGCTTATTTGGAAG AAAAGGAGAAAGTTGAGGGTGAAGAGCTGCAAAAGTGGTTAAAATTAGTTGTTGCACCGACAGAGCTTGCTCGTTTCATCCAAAGTACTCAAGAGCCTCTTCTTCCATTGCAAGAGTCACTTGTTCCGTTGCAAGAGTCTCTTCTCCCGTTGCAGACAGGTCTGTGA